Proteins from a single region of Butyrivibrio fibrisolvens:
- a CDS encoding glycosyltransferase, translating into MFDVSVIVPMYNARKYIVDCVNGLLRQSLDSVEVIIVNDCSSDDSMKLCKKYFGNNERVQLIDQPRNMGPGAARNAGIAVARGEYIAFADSDDAVRPDAYKAMYDAAKEADADVIHVTGALIQTVDDAPDNLGMLTDDKLYRVTLDEGDRPDKLTILSDNVEDRLKEWHLHHIHWSIWNKLYRRSFIEDNNLRFGDTKMAEDQVFCLGCLLKARKYAKLPGEWYLYRIGGASLTRGQKQVKTLINALTTQMKITKLIDDTVKGVPYLESNKSKIDEIKTYVLNLLESSYIQPACGKIGAKELYECKELKELFNNNFGDLSDFALFEFLNSHDDVKDVIDVNEMLNIPSFWKSRKEAEEKGAQ; encoded by the coding sequence ATGTTTGATGTATCTGTAATTGTACCCATGTATAACGCGAGGAAGTATATCGTAGACTGTGTTAACGGACTCCTTAGGCAGAGTCTTGATAGTGTTGAGGTTATTATAGTAAATGACTGCTCGAGTGATGACAGCATGAAGCTTTGCAAAAAGTACTTTGGCAACAATGAGAGAGTACAGCTTATTGACCAGCCCAGGAATATGGGACCGGGAGCAGCAAGAAATGCAGGCATCGCCGTGGCCAGAGGAGAATACATCGCCTTTGCAGACAGTGACGATGCGGTAAGGCCAGATGCGTACAAAGCCATGTACGATGCAGCAAAAGAGGCTGATGCCGACGTTATTCATGTGACGGGAGCGCTGATACAGACAGTAGATGATGCTCCTGATAATTTAGGTATGCTTACAGATGATAAGCTTTACAGAGTTACTCTCGATGAGGGAGACAGACCTGATAAGCTCACAATCCTTTCTGATAATGTAGAAGACAGGCTAAAAGAGTGGCATTTGCACCACATTCACTGGAGTATATGGAATAAGCTCTACAGGCGCAGCTTTATTGAGGACAATAATCTTCGGTTTGGTGATACCAAGATGGCTGAAGATCAGGTTTTTTGCCTGGGGTGTCTTTTAAAAGCCAGGAAATATGCCAAGCTTCCGGGTGAGTGGTATCTGTACCGCATAGGAGGCGCGTCTCTAACAAGAGGTCAGAAGCAGGTTAAGACGCTTATAAATGCGCTTACAACGCAGATGAAGATTACAAAGCTTATCGATGATACTGTAAAAGGCGTTCCATACCTTGAAAGTAACAAGAGCAAAATAGATGAGATCAAAACCTATGTTCTAAATCTTTTAGAGTCCTCATATATCCAGCCTGCCTGCGGGAAAATCGGTGCAAAAGAGCTGTATGAATGCAAAGAGCTAAAGGAACTGTTTAATAATAACTTTGGCGATCTTTCTGATTTTGCACTATTTGAGTTTTTAAATTCCCATGACGATGTTAAAGATGTTATTGACGTCAATGAGATGCTTAATATTCCGTCATTTTGGAAGAGCAGAAAAGAAGCTGAGGAAAAAGGAGCACAGTAA
- a CDS encoding nitroreductase family protein produces the protein MLYDLVKENRSYRGYKEGYTISEEDLKDLINMARITASGANLQPLKYRIVTDSSEVDALNSLTRWAKMLNKNLTLFTIKLTLKDTDKIIGIFFYLEIIYK, from the coding sequence ATGCTTTATGACTTGGTAAAAGAAAACAGAAGTTACAGAGGCTATAAGGAAGGTTACACTATATCTGAAGAAGATCTCAAAGACCTTATAAATATGGCAAGAATCACTGCATCAGGAGCAAATCTTCAGCCGCTGAAATATAGGATCGTTACTGATAGTAGTGAAGTAGATGCTCTTAATTCCTTAACCAGATGGGCCAAGATGCTGAACAAAAATTTAACCCTTTTTACCATTAAATTGACATTAAAAGATACCGATAAAATAATCGGTATCTTTTTTTATCTCGAAATTATTTATAAATAG
- a CDS encoding thioesterase family protein, with protein MEYIHNVQYYETDKMGITHHSNYIRWMEEARIDFLSQIGWDYAKLEEMGIISPVLSVTCDYKQSTTFPDSVHISVLVKEFKGVKLHLAYEMKNQDGGTVCKGTSSHAFLNREGRPIRMKDEKPELFEALSSLVSA; from the coding sequence ATGGAATATATACACAACGTTCAGTACTATGAAACCGACAAGATGGGCATAACCCATCACTCAAACTATATCAGATGGATGGAAGAAGCAAGGATAGACTTTCTGTCTCAGATAGGATGGGACTATGCAAAGCTTGAAGAGATGGGGATAATTTCACCGGTTCTGAGCGTGACTTGTGACTACAAGCAGAGCACGACATTCCCGGACAGTGTTCATATAAGCGTCTTGGTAAAAGAGTTTAAAGGCGTTAAGCTTCACCTTGCCTACGAAATGAAGAATCAGGATGGAGGGACTGTATGCAAGGGTACATCTTCACATGCATTTTTAAATCGTGAAGGAAGACCTATCCGAATGAAAGATGAGAAGCCAGAGCTTTTTGAGGCACTTAGCAGTTTGGTATCTGCATAA
- a CDS encoding HD domain-containing protein, whose product MTASDIIEDTKKFVYDMLDPTSERGDMLYRYEHSIRAAENAKVIARAENLPEEPLILACLLHDVGYRECDDDWRRHPFVSADIARVYLQNINYDPDMTAEMVRGIARHNLTDGIPEDMTTFQISIRDCDDIDRFDIIRTAMVMGGTVFEKTNSEIIESCEEAISNAKWLMNLPRGTKTAEILLKNNLNKRIDLLNEIIAQARKGF is encoded by the coding sequence ATGACAGCATCAGATATCATAGAAGATACAAAAAAATTTGTCTACGATATGCTTGATCCTACATCTGAACGTGGAGACATGCTGTACCGATATGAACATTCTATAAGGGCAGCAGAGAATGCAAAGGTGATTGCACGTGCCGAAAATCTGCCGGAAGAACCGTTAATCCTTGCGTGTCTTTTACATGACGTTGGCTACAGAGAATGTGATGACGACTGGCGAAGACATCCTTTCGTCAGCGCAGATATTGCAAGGGTATACCTCCAGAATATTAACTATGATCCTGATATGACAGCAGAGATGGTACGCGGAATCGCAAGACATAATCTTACTGACGGTATTCCCGAGGATATGACAACCTTCCAGATATCTATTAGGGATTGCGATGATATAGATAGATTCGATATTATCAGAACAGCCATGGTCATGGGTGGGACCGTATTTGAAAAGACTAATAGCGAGATCATAGAAAGCTGCGAAGAAGCCATATCTAATGCCAAGTGGCTCATGAATCTTCCACGCGGAACTAAGACTGCAGAAATACTTCTTAAGAACAATCTTAATAAACGTATAGATCTTTTAAATGAAATAATTGCCCAGGCAAGAAAAGGCTTTTAA
- a CDS encoding DUF4231 domain-containing protein: MSDNTNKSSSENQKTMELRELVKLPENEQYLFLLNSVPNDEERIRIGLVLDYYIKNANKNRKYHRWFSALGVIIPALATFVSVFSGAENFPWFSRYMVPFMTAITSIVVGISSTLKFTDKHRTYRNCAESIKHILLGYACGQGDFADMDKEEKETLLYDQTEKIIQEGSKELGKIDKGLVSRDEVS, translated from the coding sequence ATGTCTGATAATACTAATAAGTCATCCTCTGAAAATCAGAAAACCATGGAGCTTAGAGAGCTCGTTAAATTACCTGAAAATGAGCAGTATCTTTTCTTACTTAATTCGGTTCCTAATGATGAAGAACGTATTAGGATCGGACTGGTTCTCGATTATTATATCAAGAATGCCAACAAGAACAGAAAATACCACAGATGGTTTTCTGCACTTGGTGTTATCATTCCGGCGCTTGCTACATTTGTTTCTGTATTCTCAGGTGCAGAGAATTTCCCATGGTTTAGCAGATATATGGTGCCTTTTATGACGGCGATAACTTCCATTGTTGTCGGAATCAGTTCTACGCTTAAATTCACAGACAAGCACAGGACTTACAGGAACTGTGCAGAAAGCATCAAGCATATCCTGTTGGGATATGCTTGTGGACAAGGTGACTTTGCCGACATGGATAAAGAGGAAAAAGAAACTCTTCTTTATGATCAGACCGAGAAGATAATCCAGGAAGGATCCAAAGAGCTCGGAAAGATCGATAAGGGTCTTGTATCTAGAGACGAAGTAAGCTAG